The DNA sequence AGAGTTTGGCCTTTGTTTAATCGGAAGTTTATGCTAATTAAGTTTCCTAGTAGAGGTCTACTCTAAATCACTGATATAAAACCATGAACCTACTTGTCTTCAATCATATGAAATGATGATACCATTCCCACTTTTATAAGGGGGAAAACATTCACTGAAATTACAAAatctaaaggacttagatttgtTCAAAAGACTCAAAATTTGGAGTCCATTGACTAGTACATTATGATACAACACAAGAATCAGAAGTACAAATACAGGAACAAAAACCTTCTATATCTTGCAGTCATTCGACAGAAATCAGACTTCACATGCCCAAAaaatgaaatttggaaaaaataaaTGGAAACGAAAACGTCTGGGGAAGCCCAAGAAATACCCAAATATTGAACAAAGAATACATGAGGAGATTACTTCAGGTAGCAAACTAGAAGGCAGCCCTCATCCTTGGCGGCGAGGCTGGAATTGGGAATTCATAGGATCTATATATTACAGATAACCACCAGTCCGATTACTTCTTATCAGATCCTTTGAGGTTAAGGTTAAACCATTTTCGTTTCGAGTATTTCTCCTTGGAGTCTGAACTGCCATCTTCACTTGGGCTATCGCCTTTGTAGTCTTCGCCAGATAGTTTACTGCTACTTCCGTTACTGAAATGCCCACTCCCACTGCCACTTATGGTAGCAAGTGTCCTTGTAACCGTGAACGAGGAGTGGATGCTGTCTCTCTGTTTAAGCAGCTCATCGACCTTTACAAAAATAGCATCACTCAGAGAAATGTAGGTACCTCACATATGACTTTTTTGACCATAACTAACAAACAATAGACAGCAAAACCTACTGTGTAACTAACAAATAATCACAGCCTATTTTTGTAATGAAACTTAGGTAAGAAAGAAACTTACAGACTGCTTTTCCTGGCTATATCTATTGGTCACTTCCTGGAACCGTGCCAATGCCTGTAAGCAATCACATGTCAAAATAGTGCAATGAGGATGCATGAAGATTAAAAGATCTCACGATAAACATTGTCTATGAGCAGAAGAACAACCTTTCTATATTCTGTTTCAAACTGTCGAAGCTCATTTCTCTTCCTCAAAATCTGACCCTCAATGTCCTGGAGCTTATGAGTTGTGTCCTCGTATGTCTTGGCGCACAAAGCCTCAATAGTATAACTAGCAGGTTTAAAGAAATTATCTCCTGcagacataaaataaaaaattcttttAGCAGTGCATAATTAGTAGCAGTTAGATAGTTTTTCCCAAAAATAAAGACAATGTATTCAACAAAAATAAGCAAGTTCAGACCATAAACAGCAAATATGTGAGTGCCAGCTTTTAGTTCTGAGACCTCACAAGGTTGAAGGCCCTCCAGCCTCTTAAAGAAAGCAGCTTCTGGGTCTTTGGCCATTGCTAACTAcatcatcacaagtattgtcaCTGCTGACAACACTGCATGCTATAATATTATATTAAACCGCTAAGAAGAAATTCACATACCGCATTTACAGTTGAATCCATTCTGTACACTTGAAAGTGCAAGAAATACATCCCCGCGGAGGTTACCTTGCCGGCTTTCTCACTATCTTCCTGTAAATAGTGAGGATGGATCAGTTTTATTAAGAAATAGTACTAATCAGTAAACTGCTTGGAGCAAAGAcaaaaacgcaaaacaataaaTATTCATCTAAAAATTCCAGTTTACAAGCTCATAAACGCAGAAGATTCCAAATGTTTGGAAATTACAAGTGAAAAGAAAGACCTGAAGATGGTGCCACTCTAAGGTCAAAGATAGACATGTATAGCAAGATGTAAACCAGAGTGCAGGTAGAATTTTGAGGTATTTGGGCAGGTAAAACTTTTACATTCTTATGATAAAGATATCAAGTCTATATCAATGAGCTTCGTCATTCTTACGATTAAGATTACTAATCCAGTATAAGTTGAACTCTACAAGTTGTAGTCGTTGCATATAGCAGTTTCATATCGAATTCAGTTCAAGAAAAGCAAATTAATCTCTTGAGAAATGGTTTACTTTCCTACTCAGGTCATTAATGTCATTCAACTAAAGTAAATTGACAGTGTGTCCAGTACACagttaaattttatcaaataggGAGCACCAGACAAGCAAATCACTGATCTTGTTCAGGAAGTCGACAAACCAAATGCCTCCTCAAAGCAAATCAATGAGCTTCGTCATTCTTACGATTAAGATTACTAATCCAGTATAAGTTGAACTCTACAAGTTGTAGTCGTTGCATATAGCAGTTTCATATCGAATTCAGTTCAAGAAAAGCAAATTAATCTCTTGAGAAATGGTTTACTTTCCTACTCAGGTCATTAATGTCATTCAACTAAAGTAAATTGACAGTGTGTCCAGTACACagttaaattttatcaaataggGAGCACCAGACAAGCAAATCACTGATCTTGTTCAGGAAGTCGACAAACCAAATGCCTCCTCAAAGCAAATCAATGAGCTTCGTCATTCTTACGATTAAGATTACTAATCCAGTATAAGTTGAACTCTACAAGTTGTAGTCGTTGCATATAGCAGTTTCATATCGAATTCAGTTCAAGAAAAGCAAATTAATCTCTTGAGAAATGGTTTACTTTCCTACTCAGGTCATTAATGTCATTCAACTAAAGTAAATTGACAGTGTGTCCAGTACACagttaaattttatcaaataggGAGCACCAGACAAGCAAATCACTGATCTTGTTCAGGAAGTCGACAAACCAAATGCCTCCTCAAAGCAAATCAATGAGCTTCGTCATTCTTACGATTAAGATTACTAATCCAGTATAAGTTGAACTCTACAAGTTGTAGTCGTTGCATATAGCAGTTTCAT is a window from the Nicotiana tomentosiformis chromosome 10, ASM39032v3, whole genome shotgun sequence genome containing:
- the LOC104113463 gene encoding chaperone protein dnaJ 15-like; amino-acid sequence: MSDIKMEGTSAPAVRRDPYEVLSVSRDSSDQEIKTAYRKLALKYHPDKNASNPEASELFKEVAYSYNILSDPEKRRQYDMAGFEAIEAEGMDMEIDLSNLGTVNTMFAALFSKLGVPIKTTISANVLEEALNGTVTVRPLPIGTSVSGKVEKQNAHFFGVTISDEQAEAGIVVRVTSAAQSKFKLLYFEHDANGGYGLALQEDSEKAGKVTSAGMYFLHFQVYRMDSTVNALAMAKDPEAAFFKRLEGLQPCEVSELKAGTHIFAVYGDNFFKPASYTIEALCAKTYEDTTHKLQDIEGQILRKRNELRQFETEYRKALARFQEVTNRYSQEKQSVDELLKQRDSIHSSFTVTRTLATISGSGSGHFSNGSSSKLSGEDYKGDSPSEDGSSDSKEKYSKRKWFNLNLKGSDKK